One Serinicoccus chungangensis genomic window carries:
- the pip gene encoding prolyl aminopeptidase — translation MSERRTFYPEIEPYETEMLDVGEGHQVYVEQSGNPDGKPVVFVHGGPGSGTSPRQRRVFDPERYRIVLFDQRMAGRSTPHASTTVDPAVWATNTTGHLVADMERIREHLGIRTWQVFGGSWGSCLSLAYAQAHPDRVSELVLRGIFTLRTAELSWMYERGHLEHVYPDHWAEFVAPVAPGRRHEMQLAYHELLFDPDPAVHLPAAVAWSGWESRVITVEPDEEAFRKATEPEQAVAFARIENHFFVHGGFLREGALLDQAPTLADIPTVIVQGRLDMCTPARTAFDLAARLPGADLTVVPDAGHAFSEPGTLDALIRATDRFAGSGR, via the coding sequence ATGAGCGAGCGGCGCACCTTCTACCCCGAGATCGAGCCCTACGAGACCGAGATGCTGGACGTGGGCGAGGGCCACCAGGTCTACGTCGAGCAGTCCGGCAACCCGGACGGCAAGCCGGTGGTCTTCGTGCACGGCGGCCCGGGGAGCGGCACGAGCCCGAGGCAGCGCCGCGTGTTCGACCCCGAGCGCTACCGCATCGTCCTGTTCGACCAGCGGATGGCCGGACGCTCCACCCCGCACGCGTCGACCACGGTCGACCCTGCCGTCTGGGCGACCAACACGACCGGCCATCTGGTCGCCGACATGGAGCGCATCCGTGAGCACCTCGGCATCCGGACCTGGCAGGTCTTCGGCGGGTCCTGGGGGTCCTGCCTGTCCCTGGCCTACGCGCAGGCGCACCCCGACCGGGTGAGCGAGCTGGTGCTGCGCGGCATCTTCACCCTGCGGACGGCTGAGCTGTCCTGGATGTACGAGCGCGGTCACCTCGAGCACGTCTACCCCGACCACTGGGCGGAGTTCGTGGCACCCGTGGCGCCGGGGCGGCGGCACGAGATGCAGCTCGCCTACCACGAGCTGCTCTTCGACCCCGACCCCGCGGTCCACCTCCCCGCCGCCGTGGCCTGGAGCGGGTGGGAGTCGCGGGTCATCACCGTGGAGCCGGACGAGGAGGCCTTCCGCAAGGCGACCGAGCCGGAGCAGGCGGTGGCCTTCGCCCGGATCGAGAACCACTTCTTCGTCCACGGGGGCTTCCTGCGCGAAGGCGCGCTGCTCGACCAGGCCCCGACGCTCGCGGACATCCCGACCGTCATCGTCCAGGGGCGCCTGGACATGTGCACGCCGGCCCGGACGGCCTTCGACCTGGCCGCGCGGCTGCCGGGTGCCGACCTCACGGTGGTGCCCGACGCAGGGCACGCCTTCTCCGAGCCGGGCACCCTGGATGCCCTGATCCGGGCGACCGACAGGTTCGCGGGCAGCGGGAGGTAG
- a CDS encoding DUF1353 domain-containing protein has translation MGEFFDPQTKGPLRLEVRSVDGRDFVLLQPVGYVQEGGDTFVVPAGFTTDFASVPHLFTWLVPKSGDFLPAAVLHDALVCPGSYTGPPIGRHEADRVFRTAMVGLGTGRVRAWLMWAAVTIGTLWASRDLGKRVQLVGLLGLVAVLGTAATLDFFDLVSVVPWMGDRPWPVELASGAVFAVVVPSVLAVSWGRYWRAGVIVGVALALLLHVTVALLAIYGLYLALERVVSGPADDDGVRVRDRRAADAGTTLGDR, from the coding sequence GTGGGGGAGTTCTTCGACCCGCAGACCAAGGGTCCGCTGCGCCTCGAGGTGCGCAGCGTGGACGGGCGTGACTTCGTGCTGCTGCAGCCGGTCGGCTACGTCCAGGAGGGCGGTGACACCTTCGTCGTGCCCGCCGGCTTCACCACCGACTTCGCCTCGGTGCCCCACCTCTTCACCTGGCTGGTGCCGAAGAGCGGCGACTTCCTGCCGGCCGCCGTCCTGCACGACGCCCTCGTCTGCCCCGGCAGCTACACCGGGCCCCCGATCGGGCGGCACGAGGCCGACCGGGTCTTCCGGACGGCGATGGTCGGCCTGGGCACGGGTCGAGTGCGCGCCTGGCTGATGTGGGCGGCCGTCACCATCGGCACGCTGTGGGCCAGCCGCGACCTGGGCAAGCGGGTGCAGCTGGTCGGCCTGCTGGGGCTCGTCGCGGTCCTCGGCACGGCGGCCACCCTCGACTTCTTCGACCTGGTGTCGGTCGTGCCGTGGATGGGAGACCGCCCCTGGCCGGTGGAGCTGGCGTCCGGGGCGGTGTTCGCGGTCGTGGTGCCGAGCGTGCTCGCCGTGTCCTGGGGCCGCTACTGGCGGGCCGGGGTCATCGTGGGGGTGGCGCTCGCCCTGCTGCTGCACGTCACGGTGGCACTGCTGGCGATCTACGGGCTCTACCTCGCGCTGGAGCGGGTCGTCAGCGGCCCGGCCGACGACGACGGCGTCCGGGTGCGCGACCGGCGGGCCGCAGATGCCGGGACGACCCTGGGAGATCGCTGA
- a CDS encoding co-chaperone YbbN, whose product MTQQPFSSAALRGAVDLSALSSRSAAPAGSSGRQPAGTPSGGAPAGGVPGRSGALVQVTDETFESVVNASLTTPVVLVLWTPQLPESLSHLRDLAERARTMGGRFQVAGVDIAGSQGILQALTPVLQQVFGQVSSLPVVMGLLSGQPMPFYLGVQPMEQVDQLLEKFLEAAVQNAVTGRVEVGEDDGAGQEDEVDGEEPAELPPLHQEAYDAIDRGDWAAAVAAYEKALAQDPSDELARLGLGQVTLLERTSGMDLAAVRQAAADRPDDVQAQIDAADVDLVGGHVEDGLGRLVETVRRSVGEDRDQARTHLLGLFEVVGAQDPRVTKARQALMSALY is encoded by the coding sequence ATGACCCAGCAGCCCTTCTCCTCCGCCGCGCTGCGCGGCGCCGTCGACCTCTCAGCGCTGTCCTCCCGGTCCGCTGCCCCGGCCGGGAGCAGCGGGCGCCAGCCCGCGGGGACCCCCTCCGGGGGCGCCCCTGCGGGCGGGGTCCCCGGGCGCAGCGGCGCGCTCGTCCAGGTCACCGACGAGACCTTCGAGTCCGTCGTCAACGCCAGCCTCACCACGCCGGTCGTCCTGGTGCTGTGGACGCCGCAGCTGCCCGAGTCGCTCAGCCACCTGCGCGACCTGGCCGAGCGGGCGCGCACCATGGGCGGGCGTTTCCAGGTCGCCGGCGTGGACATCGCCGGCAGCCAGGGGATCCTCCAGGCGCTGACCCCGGTGCTGCAGCAGGTCTTCGGGCAGGTCTCGTCGCTGCCGGTCGTCATGGGCCTGCTCAGCGGTCAGCCGATGCCGTTCTACCTCGGCGTGCAGCCGATGGAGCAGGTCGACCAGCTGCTGGAGAAGTTCCTCGAGGCGGCGGTGCAGAACGCCGTGACCGGCCGGGTCGAGGTCGGCGAGGACGACGGCGCCGGGCAGGAGGACGAGGTGGACGGCGAGGAGCCCGCCGAGCTGCCGCCCCTGCACCAGGAGGCCTACGACGCGATCGACCGCGGCGACTGGGCCGCGGCCGTCGCCGCCTACGAGAAGGCCCTGGCCCAAGACCCCTCCGACGAGCTCGCCCGACTGGGTCTGGGGCAGGTCACGCTCCTCGAGCGCACCTCCGGGATGGACCTCGCGGCCGTCCGGCAGGCCGCCGCCGACCGGCCGGACGACGTGCAGGCCCAGATCGACGCGGCCGACGTGGACCTCGTCGGTGGGCACGTCGAGGACGGCCTCGGCCGGCTCGTCGAGACCGTGCGCCGCAGCGTGGGGGAGGACCGGGACCAGGCCCGGACCCACCTGCTGGGGCTCTTCGAGGTCGTCGGCGCGCAGGACCCGCGCGTCACCAAGGCCCGCCAGGCCCTCATGAGCGCCCTGTACTGA
- the glgB gene encoding 1,4-alpha-glucan branching protein GlgB encodes MTDLTPSFEDFLPAWVARQRWFRGKQAGGGAPRLRRVASIRWQDPYGEVGIEDHVVLDETASSEGPTVYQIPLTYRAEAVPFLEHALVATAEHPELGTRYVYDATHDPVFADVLLSEMSEGHEVPAARSRRVAPEGERPALATARVLSGEQSNTSIIVETHRGGRPLIIKLFRVLHEGENPDVSVQTAISRGGSRQVPDPFGYVEGRWPGADGREVHGHLAFAQEFLTGTEDAWRQARVAADADDDFSGRARSLGAATAAVHAALREAFGARPAAERRAELLAQMRDRAEQSFRDAPGLAEHRDAVMGVYAALESADLPDLQRVHGDYHLGQVLDAPERGWVLLDFEGEPLRPLAERTEPDLALRDVAGMLRSFDYAAAAGPDDRTRWADDAREAFLEGYAQEAGADPRAEAAGAVLAALELDKALYEVSYEARNRPAWLPIPLGAVYRLLDLAAAQGAAPDAGPAATPREGRHRSTSQEPQPGSAEEAFPTEAGRHRGAGAAAAHPDETGAAGAPESTHHRTEETTMAEHEVGQDAPAQDQQDVVVPDEQGTPGPDAVDEVPASVDDDYGSSLIEVERHDGPLSHPPAGDPRAASGSAASASGGPGGASGGYPHAPVPPPEDMVIGTVPPGRRTGEDVELAPRHRPRASGWSGEPQGDPEVLRATAWEDATEGVVTARPTGPRRSLTEPAEPAAPHTLPLDLEEATDVVEGLHRNPHALLGAHVFDGHVTVRTLQPEAQLVELVLADGASVPMTHETAGIWVAVLPTDTVPAYRLKVDTGRGAHLVDEAYRHGPSLGQTDLHLIGEGRHEELWRALGSRVMTVRDELGEVTGTRFAVWAPHALAVHVVGDFNGWNGATHALRAHDEVGVWELFVPGVREGAHYKYDITGPDGVRRAKADPMARASEVPPFNNSVVTVSTHRWGDAEWMAARAAGDIHHGPMSVYEVHLGSWRKGLGYTEIADQLVPYVTRMGFTHVELMPVMHHPYGGSWGYHVTGYYAADSRYGHEDGLRYLIDRLHQAGVGVILDWVPGHFATDPWALARFDGTPIYEHPDPRKGWHPEWGSYIFDFGRPEVRNFLVANATYWLEEFHADGLRVDGVASMLYLDYSRDEGQWIPNQHGGRENLEAVALLQETNATAYRRSPGVVMIAEESTSWPGVTAPTDEGGLGFGFKWNMGWMHDTLGYLGSSPFSRAHSHHTLTFSLVYAFSEKYILPISHDEVVHGKGSLVRKMAGDTWQKFATTRAFLAYQWSHPGKQLLFMGSEFAQAREWADGGSLDWDLTDRPEHAGVQSLVADLNRLYAELPALWEIDHHEHGFSWLDANDAGRNQYSYLRWGNEGTDGLRPVVACVVNFSGVPHHQVHVGLPYSGRWREVLNTDAQTYGGSGVGNLGAVEAVDEPHQGQPFSALVTVPPMGAVWFVPDPVEGDATSAAATGADAGTDAEEQGEGGRHPRAGQPAQESDLTDIEALVTAYTQVVPDPDDLDQQVAFGTSGHRGSSLDGAFNEHHILATTQAICDYRAEQGTDGPLFLGRDTHALSEPAWRSALEVLVANGVDVRVDDGDGWTPTPAVSRAILAHNRETEGAVGEADGIVVTPSHNPPRDGGFKYNPPHGGPADTDATGWIADRANALLRAGLEGVRRVPAQDAVAAAGRYDFMGEYVRALPRVIDVDAIRDAGVRIGADPLGGAAVDYWRAIGETHGLDLTVVNPRVDPAWSFMTLDWDGKIRMDCSSADAMASLIEVMSGGADYDVATGNDADADRHGIVTPDGGLLNPNHYLAVAIDYLYGGARPEWPQGTAIGKTLVSSSMIDRVAEGLGRQLTEVPVGFKWFVPGLLDGSIAFGGEESAGASFLCRDGSVWSTDKDGIILALLAAEIIARTGRSPSQRYAELVTEVGGGQTPAYARVDAPAGREQKARLKKLSADDISATEIGGEPITAILTEAPGNGAAIGGVKVCTESAWFAARPSGTEDVYKIYAESFRGPEHLAQVQAEAQQVVDAALGGGA; translated from the coding sequence ATGACCGACCTCACCCCGTCGTTCGAGGACTTCCTGCCGGCCTGGGTGGCGCGCCAGCGCTGGTTCCGGGGCAAGCAGGCAGGGGGCGGGGCGCCGCGGCTGCGCCGGGTGGCCTCGATCCGCTGGCAGGACCCCTACGGCGAGGTCGGGATCGAGGACCACGTCGTCCTCGACGAGACCGCCTCGTCCGAGGGACCCACCGTCTACCAGATCCCGCTCACCTACCGCGCCGAGGCCGTGCCCTTCCTCGAGCACGCGCTGGTCGCCACCGCGGAGCACCCCGAGCTGGGCACGCGCTACGTCTACGACGCCACCCACGACCCGGTCTTCGCCGACGTGCTGCTCTCGGAGATGTCGGAGGGCCACGAGGTGCCCGCCGCCCGTTCGCGCCGGGTGGCGCCCGAGGGAGAACGCCCGGCGCTGGCCACGGCGAGGGTCCTGTCGGGCGAGCAGTCCAACACCTCGATCATCGTCGAGACCCACCGCGGCGGACGGCCGCTCATCATCAAGCTCTTCCGGGTGCTGCACGAGGGCGAGAACCCGGACGTGTCGGTGCAGACCGCGATCAGCCGCGGCGGCTCGCGCCAGGTGCCGGACCCGTTCGGCTACGTCGAGGGACGCTGGCCCGGCGCGGACGGCCGGGAGGTCCACGGCCACCTCGCCTTCGCGCAGGAGTTCCTCACCGGCACCGAGGACGCCTGGCGGCAGGCCAGGGTCGCCGCCGACGCCGACGACGACTTCAGCGGGCGCGCCCGCAGCCTGGGGGCGGCCACCGCCGCCGTGCACGCCGCCCTGCGGGAGGCCTTCGGCGCCCGTCCGGCCGCCGAGCGCCGGGCCGAGCTCCTGGCCCAGATGCGCGACCGGGCCGAGCAGTCCTTCCGGGACGCGCCGGGGCTCGCCGAGCACCGGGACGCCGTGATGGGGGTCTACGCCGCCCTGGAGTCCGCGGACCTGCCCGACCTGCAGCGGGTCCACGGCGACTACCACCTGGGCCAGGTCCTCGACGCCCCGGAGCGGGGTTGGGTGCTCCTCGACTTCGAGGGCGAGCCGCTGCGGCCCCTGGCCGAGCGCACCGAGCCCGACCTGGCGCTGCGCGACGTCGCCGGCATGCTGCGCTCGTTCGACTACGCCGCGGCCGCGGGCCCCGACGACCGCACCCGGTGGGCCGACGACGCCCGCGAGGCGTTCCTCGAGGGCTACGCGCAGGAGGCCGGGGCCGACCCCCGCGCCGAGGCCGCAGGAGCCGTGCTGGCCGCGCTGGAGCTGGACAAGGCCCTCTACGAGGTGAGCTACGAGGCGCGCAACCGCCCCGCCTGGCTCCCGATCCCCCTGGGTGCGGTGTACCGGCTCCTGGACCTGGCCGCCGCGCAGGGCGCCGCACCCGACGCCGGCCCCGCCGCGACGCCGCGCGAGGGACGCCACCGGAGCACCTCGCAGGAGCCGCAGCCCGGGTCCGCCGAAGAGGCGTTCCCCACCGAGGCCGGGCGCCACCGCGGGGCGGGAGCCGCCGCGGCGCACCCGGACGAGACGGGTGCCGCCGGCGCGCCGGAGAGCACGCACCACCGCACGGAGGAGACGACCATGGCCGAACACGAGGTGGGGCAGGACGCCCCGGCGCAGGACCAGCAGGACGTCGTGGTGCCGGACGAGCAGGGCACCCCCGGGCCGGACGCCGTGGACGAGGTCCCGGCGTCGGTCGACGACGACTACGGGTCCTCGCTCATCGAGGTGGAGCGGCACGACGGCCCGCTGTCCCACCCGCCGGCCGGCGACCCCCGGGCCGCCAGCGGCAGCGCGGCGAGCGCCTCCGGAGGCCCCGGTGGGGCGAGCGGCGGCTACCCCCACGCCCCGGTCCCCCCGCCCGAGGACATGGTGATCGGCACCGTGCCCCCCGGTCGACGGACCGGCGAGGACGTCGAGCTCGCGCCGCGCCACCGCCCGCGCGCCAGCGGCTGGTCCGGGGAGCCGCAGGGCGACCCGGAGGTGCTGCGCGCCACCGCGTGGGAGGACGCCACCGAGGGGGTCGTCACGGCCCGCCCGACCGGCCCGCGCCGGTCCCTGACCGAGCCGGCCGAGCCGGCCGCGCCGCATACCCTCCCCCTGGACCTGGAGGAGGCGACCGACGTCGTCGAGGGCCTCCACCGCAACCCCCACGCCCTGCTGGGCGCCCACGTCTTCGACGGCCACGTCACCGTCCGGACCCTGCAGCCGGAGGCGCAGCTGGTCGAGCTCGTGCTCGCCGACGGGGCCAGCGTGCCGATGACCCACGAGACCGCCGGGATCTGGGTGGCGGTGCTGCCGACCGACACCGTCCCGGCATACCGGCTGAAGGTCGACACCGGGCGCGGCGCCCACCTCGTCGACGAGGCCTACCGGCACGGGCCCAGCCTGGGCCAGACGGACCTGCACCTCATCGGCGAGGGCCGCCACGAGGAGCTGTGGCGGGCCCTCGGCTCCCGGGTCATGACGGTGCGCGACGAGCTGGGCGAGGTCACCGGCACCCGGTTCGCCGTCTGGGCCCCGCACGCCCTCGCCGTGCACGTCGTCGGCGACTTCAACGGCTGGAACGGCGCGACCCACGCCCTGCGCGCCCACGACGAGGTCGGCGTCTGGGAGCTGTTCGTCCCCGGCGTCCGCGAGGGCGCCCACTACAAGTACGACATCACCGGCCCCGACGGCGTCCGCCGCGCCAAGGCCGACCCGATGGCGCGCGCCAGCGAGGTCCCCCCGTTCAACAACTCGGTGGTGACCGTCAGCACGCACCGCTGGGGCGACGCGGAGTGGATGGCGGCCCGCGCGGCCGGCGACATCCACCACGGCCCGATGAGCGTCTACGAGGTGCACCTCGGCAGCTGGCGCAAGGGCCTGGGCTACACCGAGATCGCCGACCAGCTCGTCCCCTACGTGACGCGGATGGGCTTCACCCACGTCGAGCTCATGCCGGTCATGCACCACCCCTACGGTGGCTCCTGGGGCTACCACGTCACCGGGTACTACGCCGCCGACAGCCGGTACGGCCACGAGGACGGCCTGCGCTACCTCATCGACCGCCTGCACCAGGCCGGCGTCGGGGTGATCCTCGACTGGGTCCCCGGGCACTTCGCCACCGACCCGTGGGCGCTGGCCCGCTTCGACGGCACCCCGATCTACGAGCACCCGGACCCGCGCAAGGGCTGGCACCCGGAGTGGGGGTCCTACATCTTCGACTTCGGCCGCCCGGAGGTCCGCAACTTCCTGGTCGCCAACGCGACCTACTGGCTCGAGGAGTTCCACGCCGACGGGCTGCGGGTGGACGGCGTCGCCTCGATGCTCTACCTCGACTACTCGCGGGACGAGGGTCAGTGGATCCCGAACCAGCACGGCGGACGGGAGAACCTCGAGGCCGTCGCCCTGCTGCAGGAGACCAACGCCACGGCCTACCGCCGCTCGCCCGGCGTCGTCATGATCGCCGAGGAGAGCACCTCCTGGCCCGGCGTCACCGCGCCCACCGACGAGGGCGGTCTCGGCTTCGGCTTCAAGTGGAACATGGGCTGGATGCACGACACCCTCGGTTACCTCGGCTCCTCGCCGTTCAGCCGGGCGCACAGCCACCACACGCTGACCTTCTCGCTGGTGTACGCCTTCAGCGAGAAGTACATCCTGCCGATCAGCCACGACGAGGTCGTGCACGGCAAGGGCTCGCTGGTGCGCAAGATGGCCGGCGACACGTGGCAGAAGTTCGCGACCACCCGGGCCTTCCTCGCCTACCAGTGGAGCCACCCCGGCAAGCAGCTGCTCTTCATGGGCAGCGAGTTCGCCCAGGCCCGCGAGTGGGCCGACGGCGGCAGCCTGGACTGGGACCTGACCGACCGCCCGGAGCACGCCGGGGTGCAGTCGCTGGTCGCCGACCTCAACCGGCTCTACGCCGAGCTGCCCGCGCTGTGGGAGATCGACCACCACGAGCACGGGTTCAGCTGGCTGGACGCCAACGACGCCGGCCGCAACCAGTACTCCTACCTGCGCTGGGGCAACGAGGGGACGGACGGGCTGCGGCCGGTCGTCGCCTGCGTGGTCAACTTCAGCGGCGTCCCGCACCACCAGGTGCACGTCGGGCTGCCCTACTCCGGCCGGTGGCGCGAGGTGCTCAACACCGACGCGCAGACCTACGGCGGGTCGGGCGTGGGCAACCTCGGCGCGGTCGAGGCGGTCGACGAGCCCCACCAGGGTCAGCCCTTCTCGGCGCTCGTCACCGTCCCGCCGATGGGCGCCGTGTGGTTCGTGCCCGACCCCGTCGAGGGGGACGCCACGTCGGCGGCTGCCACCGGGGCCGACGCCGGGACCGACGCCGAGGAGCAGGGCGAGGGCGGTCGCCACCCGCGCGCCGGCCAGCCGGCCCAGGAGTCGGACCTGACCGACATCGAGGCGCTGGTCACGGCATACACGCAGGTCGTGCCGGACCCGGACGACCTGGACCAGCAGGTGGCCTTCGGGACCTCCGGGCACCGGGGCAGCTCGCTGGACGGCGCGTTCAACGAGCACCACATCCTCGCGACGACCCAGGCGATCTGCGACTACCGCGCCGAGCAGGGCACCGACGGTCCGCTCTTCCTCGGGCGGGACACGCACGCGCTGTCCGAGCCCGCCTGGCGCAGCGCCCTCGAGGTGCTCGTCGCCAACGGGGTGGACGTGCGGGTCGACGACGGCGACGGCTGGACCCCCACGCCGGCCGTGTCGCGCGCGATCCTGGCCCACAACCGGGAGACCGAGGGTGCGGTCGGCGAGGCCGACGGCATCGTCGTCACGCCCTCGCACAACCCGCCCCGCGACGGCGGCTTCAAGTACAACCCGCCGCACGGCGGCCCGGCCGACACCGACGCCACCGGGTGGATCGCCGACCGGGCCAACGCGTTGCTGCGCGCCGGCCTGGAAGGGGTGCGGAGGGTGCCGGCGCAGGACGCGGTCGCGGCGGCCGGTCGCTACGACTTCATGGGTGAGTACGTCCGGGCCCTCCCCCGGGTCATCGACGTCGACGCGATCCGGGACGCCGGCGTGCGCATCGGCGCCGACCCGCTGGGCGGGGCCGCGGTCGACTACTGGCGGGCCATCGGCGAGACCCACGGGCTCGACCTCACGGTCGTCAACCCGCGGGTCGACCCCGCCTGGTCGTTCATGACGCTGGACTGGGACGGCAAGATCCGCATGGACTGCTCGTCCGCCGACGCCATGGCCTCGCTCATCGAGGTGATGAGCGGCGGGGCCGACTACGACGTGGCCACCGGCAACGACGCGGACGCCGACCGGCACGGGATCGTCACCCCCGACGGCGGGCTGCTCAACCCCAACCACTACCTCGCGGTCGCGATCGACTACCTCTACGGCGGCGCGCGTCCGGAGTGGCCGCAGGGCACCGCCATCGGCAAGACCCTGGTGAGCTCGTCCATGATCGACCGGGTCGCCGAGGGGCTGGGCCGGCAGCTCACCGAGGTGCCGGTCGGCTTCAAGTGGTTCGTGCCCGGGCTGCTGGACGGGTCCATCGCCTTCGGTGGTGAGGAGTCGGCCGGTGCGTCCTTCCTCTGCCGGGACGGCTCGGTGTGGTCCACGGACAAGGACGGCATCATCCTGGCCCTCCTCGCCGCCGAGATCATCGCGCGGACGGGGCGCTCGCCCTCGCAGCGCTACGCCGAGCTCGTCACCGAGGTCGGCGGCGGCCAGACGCCCGCCTACGCCCGCGTCGACGCACCGGCCGGCCGCGAGCAGAAGGCGCGGCTCAAGAAGCTGTCGGCGGACGACATCAGCGCCACCGAGATCGGCGGCGAGCCGATCACGGCGATCCTCACCGAGGCCCCGGGCAACGGGGCGGCCATCGGCGGGGTGAAGGTGTGCACCGAGAGCGCGTGGTTCGCCGCGCGCCCCTCCGGCACCGAGGACGTCTACAAGATCTACGCCGAGAGCTTCCGCGGTCCCGAGCACCTCGCGCAGGTCCAGGCCGAGGCCCAGCAGGTCGTCGACGCCGCCCTCGGCGGCGGCGCCTGA
- the treS gene encoding maltose alpha-D-glucosyltransferase, protein MRGLNLHQPGLKNDPDWFRKAVFYEVLVRAFDDSTGSGSGDFTGLMNRLDYLQWLGVDCLWLPPFYASPLRDGGYDVADYTAVLPEFGTLPDFRELISQAHARGIRIITDLVMNHTSDQHPWFQASRSDPEGPYGDFYVWSDTDEKYADARIIFVDTETSNWTFDPVRRQFFWHRFFSHQPDLNFENEAVAEAMFDIVRFWMDLGIDGFRLDAVPYLFEEEGTNCENLPRTHEFLARLRAMVDEEYPGRVLLAEANQMPAEVVDYYGTPEAPECHMCFHFPVMPRLYYSLREEKAEPVIRVMEETPRIPEGTQWGTFLRNHDELTLEMVSGEERSAMYGWYAPDPRMRANIGIRRRLAPLLDNSREEIELINALLLSLPGSPCLYYGDEIGMGDNIWLSDRDAVRTPMQWTPDRNAGFSTADPGKLYLPVISSLVYHHNSVNVEAEMASGSSLLHWTRGMLQVRAAHEVFGTGEYLPCVADNDAVLAFARALPPGTDEEEREGYPAVLCVNNLSSRPQASTITLPERLHGADVRDLFGGHNFPDVGADGTVTLSMGSRGFYWLGLTPKEEQR, encoded by the coding sequence ATGCGCGGGCTCAACCTCCATCAGCCAGGGCTGAAGAACGACCCCGACTGGTTCCGCAAGGCGGTCTTCTACGAGGTCCTCGTCCGGGCCTTCGACGACTCCACGGGATCGGGCTCGGGCGACTTCACCGGGCTGATGAACCGGCTGGACTACCTGCAGTGGCTCGGCGTCGACTGCCTGTGGCTGCCGCCGTTCTACGCCTCGCCGCTGCGCGACGGCGGGTACGACGTCGCGGACTACACCGCGGTCCTGCCCGAGTTCGGCACCCTCCCGGACTTCCGCGAGCTCATCAGCCAGGCGCACGCGCGCGGCATCCGCATCATCACCGACCTGGTGATGAACCACACGAGCGACCAGCACCCGTGGTTCCAGGCCAGCCGCTCGGACCCCGAGGGCCCCTACGGCGACTTCTACGTCTGGTCCGACACCGACGAGAAGTATGCCGACGCCCGGATCATCTTCGTCGACACCGAGACCTCCAACTGGACCTTCGATCCGGTCCGTCGGCAGTTCTTCTGGCACCGCTTCTTCTCCCACCAGCCGGACCTCAACTTCGAGAACGAGGCCGTCGCGGAGGCGATGTTCGACATCGTGCGGTTCTGGATGGACCTCGGCATCGACGGCTTCCGGCTGGACGCCGTGCCCTACCTCTTCGAGGAGGAGGGCACCAACTGCGAGAACCTCCCCCGCACCCACGAGTTCCTGGCGCGGCTGCGCGCGATGGTGGACGAGGAGTACCCGGGTCGGGTGCTGCTGGCCGAGGCCAACCAGATGCCCGCCGAGGTGGTCGACTACTACGGCACCCCCGAGGCGCCGGAGTGCCACATGTGCTTCCACTTCCCGGTCATGCCGAGGCTCTACTACTCGCTGCGCGAGGAGAAGGCCGAGCCGGTCATCCGGGTCATGGAGGAGACGCCGCGCATCCCCGAGGGGACGCAGTGGGGCACCTTCCTGCGCAATCACGACGAGCTCACCCTGGAGATGGTCTCCGGCGAGGAGCGATCGGCGATGTACGGCTGGTACGCGCCCGACCCCCGGATGCGCGCCAACATCGGGATCCGGCGACGGCTGGCGCCGCTGCTCGACAACTCCCGCGAGGAGATCGAGCTCATCAACGCGCTGCTGCTCTCGCTCCCGGGGTCGCCCTGCCTCTACTACGGCGACGAGATCGGCATGGGCGACAACATCTGGCTCAGCGACCGTGACGCCGTGCGCACCCCGATGCAGTGGACGCCGGACCGCAACGCCGGCTTCTCCACCGCGGACCCGGGCAAGCTCTACCTGCCCGTCATCAGCTCGCTGGTCTACCACCACAACAGCGTCAACGTCGAGGCCGAGATGGCCAGCGGCTCCTCGCTGCTGCACTGGACCCGCGGCATGCTCCAGGTGCGGGCCGCGCACGAGGTCTTCGGCACGGGCGAGTACCTCCCCTGCGTCGCCGACAACGACGCCGTGCTGGCCTTCGCCCGCGCCCTGCCGCCGGGCACCGACGAGGAGGAGCGCGAGGGGTACCCCGCGGTGCTGTGCGTCAACAACCTGTCCTCCCGGCCGCAGGCCAGCACCATCACCCTGCCCGAGCGCCTGCACGGTGCCGACGTTCGGGACCTCTTCGGGGGGCACAACTTCCCCGACGTCGGTGCGGACGGCACCGTCACCCTCAGCATGGGCTCGCGCGGCTTCTACTGGCTGGGCCTGACCCCGAAGGAGGAGCAGCGATGA